ccgtgctagcacgggttggacagtgtgaccggggtctgggaagccaggaggctgcaccagactccagtctgatctggcagtgtttctacaggtggatgaccttcctaacgccaaccactctgtgagtgtagtgggtgcttttttcatgctgcCGGCACAGGTGCGAGGGGGGCTCGCAGCGgaaacgatcggttggtgctttttacgtgccaccggcacagaagcaagtcaaggcggcgctgcaatcggccacgttcggatggtgctttttacgtgctgaaaggaagcaacagaaaataacaaccacactcttacccgcgcgtagagcgggtcaccttcagctagtctctATATTTAAAACTGAAATGCATTTCGACCGTTTGGATAGCcttcaaggccactacatcctGTGAAGATGCCCCTGGActacgttagaaatccctatcttaaaaggtgtggttgctagggccaaaaaacGACTTTGACAAGTTGACTcacattcttttatgtatatgtcttcctccctccctcaGTCTATTTCCTCcccccatcactttctatatataacgtcgaTAATGGCGTCTAGCAgtgctttcacactctctctctgtgtctgcattcatagagagaattatcatcgccaccaccacacaatcatgaaaacaaatattatgaatcagatatttattggattcatttatatatgtgtgtgtgtgtgttctatatataaatacatatatataatgtatatatacaaagtgtatatatctgtatttatgtatattaaactttttaatactttttcatagttatatatatttaaaaaaagattatagatataaattaattattttaattttaaataatttaaatttttcaattttatattttatatattttgtacattatatttttatgttttgggttGTTTTACACTGttttatttgcctaatagtggttttatctctaatttatatataatttgtatatataatgcgtacgcacacacacacatatatataaatatatataatgcgtgaatatatatatatatatatacatatatatacatatatatatatatatatatataatgtgtgcattacgtagtcggtcgattcagctgaaaatatgcagacctatgttaaaagtgctggcaagtttgcatgacaactatttttttcctcaaatgaaaggcgtcacgtCTAGGACAAAATTCaccatcttataaaatgtggccccagtagacccgaatgaaatcgggttatattaaccaaaatgtgaaaaggggtataaatggagctggaaggggattaaaagttaaaggagcgggtgtttaggaattctctgttacatcaagctaaaaaatttgcgccagccttttaatcgtcaatgtgttgccgtccatgatgaagaagttttgaatgcttgccatggtgagtctactgtcgggAGAAagtatcacttcaaaacttggtgtttacgaattttcttttacatcaagttcaaaattttacaccagccgttaaactgccactatgttgctgtccgtcgttaacaaatgccagccatggtgactctactatcctcagattctatcccttcaaactttggtttccaatattttattatttctattcagctcgcaagttcgtctgtcccttttaaatgttagtgttttgctgtctgtcttgaagcagacctttccgttgtcactgcctgatatttatgattgatctttctaaatattttatttctcaacttactcaagatcttctgttgtttataaatgggagagagatagatagagaaagatagagagtaagagaaagcgagggagagtccgagagaaaggaagagtaagagagtgggaaagtgagagagaaacaaagagggagaatgaggtggtaaaaaacagaaaggaagcaactgaaagtaacaaccacactcttacctgcgcgtagagcgggtaaccttaagctagtatatatatatatatatatatatatatatatatatatatatatatataaatatatatatatatatatatgtatttatatatatatatatatattttatatttcatggttGGCATGCATCCAAGATTGTCaggtatgcaaataaaaatatataagagttaAATAGAGGAGTAGATAATATTTGGGCTACATATGTTGCATAGTGAGCAGAACCTTGCAAGTGGTTATTATCCAAGTGATATTTACCCAAGATACCCTTGTGTATCTTGATTTCACGATGAATCATGTAGCCTGGATCTCATcttctccattccttaactcttggatgaagatagttgtgtgaaaaagtgccacacccaaacggttgagggaacctgtggtagaggtagaaccagtaagacctgggatgaggtggtgaagcatgacctttgaacattgggcctcaccgaggaaatgactagtgactgagacctttggaaatgtgctgtgtgtgagaagacccggcaggacaagtgagaccataacctgtggcctttacctgggatgtagccagtccacttatgcataattctccttcttgggacacagaactctgcttgtgaagacctgttgaggcaagtgaaattgaaatcaaaatcaatcaaaaatcattggaaattgtagttgtgataccagtgccggtgacacgtaaaaagcaccatccaaacatggccgttgccagtgctgcctcgactggcttccgggccggtggcatgtaaaaagcaccaaccgatcgtggccattgccagcctccccctctggcacctgtaccggtggcacataaaaagcaccgaccaATTGTAGCTCTTGCCAGCCTCTTccgctggcacctgtgcaggtggcacgtaaaaagcacccactacactcacggagtggttggcattaggaagggcatcaagctgtaaaaacactgccagatcagactggagcctggagcaaccttctggcttcccagaccccggtcaaaccgtccaacccatgctagcatggaaaacggacattaaatgatgatgatgatgatgatatacacacatacacaggtttatatatatggcCAAGTTTCTATGAAAAATAATAGTGGCAAAGTGAGATAAAGTTTATTGATAAATAATACAACCTAAAGAATCCTATTTCAAATGTTCCTTTTGTAAATGCATTTTCAATGATTTTATATAGTGAAATGATTTATTACAGAACTCACAATCACTTTTCTCTCCAGTGTGAATTTTTACATGTTGATTTAAGGAACTAGACTGTTTAAATGATTTTAAACAGTGTCtacattcatattttctttcattactgtgtatctttatatgatcttttaaaatactattttttgtaaaagacttcaaacaaatttCGCATgcatatggtttttcacctgtatgtgtTCTCAAATGATCTTTCAAAGAACTTTTCTGAGTAAAATTTGTGCCACAGTGTTCACAGATATAAGGCTTCAGATTATAATGAGTCTTTATGTGGGAATTAAGGTGAGATTTTCTGAAAAATGATACACCACAAAATGTGCATTGAAACTTCTTTACTTTAGTATGTCTTGTTTCATGttcatttaatgaaaattttcgaGTAAATGTTTGGCCACACTCAGAACAAGAAAAAGGTTTCACCTTTTCATGGACTTTTAGATGAACAGTTAAATTACTTTTACTGTTAAATCTTTTTTTACAGTATTTGCATTCATAAGGCTTTATTCCAGAATGAATTCGCTTATGTATAGTTAATGAACTTGTTCTTGAAAAACACTTCATGCAGATGGTACACTGCTTTTCCTTTGGTGTCATTGTTTCAAATActgcaaaacaataaaaacagtatGATTTACAACTACAGAAACATCaattaataaatttgtaaaattcaACAATTCAGTTAATGTACAAGGTATATTTGACAACATTTTATTATGGAATGTAAATATTTGAGTAAAATCACTCCCACatcaaaagaaaagcaaacacaTCCTTCTTCCTCTAGTTTGACAGAGATAATTAATATTCTTCCatatacacaaaggagtcatacccaatgactggtgtagcagcataatagtcaactgctacaaaggtaaaggtgacgccctagatacaaataactacagaggtatcaagctgttggatcaggtgatgaaggttatggagagggtcatagcccaactaattagagagagagttagtttagatgagatgcagtttgggttcgagccagggaaaagtaccactgatgctatattcctggtaagacagctgcaggagaaatacctagccaaagataagcccctgtacctggcttttgttgacatggagaaagccttcgacagggtcccccgatcccttatctggtggtcaatgaggaaactagggatagatgaatggttagtgagagtggtgcgagccatgtacagggatgctgttagtaaggtgagggttggcaacgagtacagtgaagaattccgggtagaggtaggggtccaccaaggctcagtcctcagccccctcctatttatcatagtcctccaggcaataacagaggaattcaagagaaGTTTCatgtgtggaaacaaggattagaattgaagggccttatagtcaacctagctaaaaccaaagtccaattaagtaggaaggtagacaaatcacaaacgccttcaggtagatggccctgctcaatctgtagaaaaggtgtaggtaaaaattctataagatgtaccaagtgtaagctatggacacataagaggtgcagcaatgtcaaaggaaggctaactaggaagatggtttttgtatgtggcagatgctcaggagcaataaacactgaaaatgctcagagaccaacttccgccacattccagggagaaaaactagaaatagttgatagcttctgttacctaggtgaccaagtcagtagcgggggcaggtgtgttgaaagtgtaactgctagagtaagaatagcttgggcaaagttcagagagctcttacctctgctagggacaaaaggcctctcgctcagagtaaaaggcagaccgtatgacgcatgtgtacaaacagccatgctacatggtagtgaaacatgggccgtgactgctgaggatatgcgtaagctcgcaagaaatgaagccagtatgctctggtggatgtgtaatatcagtgttcatactcgacagattgtaagtaccttgagagaaaagtttgaCCTTAGACGCATCAGATGTCGTGTGCAAGAgggacgattgcgctggtatggccatgtggcaagaatggatgaggatagctgtgtgaaaaagtgccacacccta
The DNA window shown above is from Octopus sinensis unplaced genomic scaffold, ASM634580v1 Contig14345, whole genome shotgun sequence and carries:
- the LOC115230069 gene encoding gastrula zinc finger protein XlCGF49.1-like; the protein is MTPKEKQCTICMKCFSRTSSLTIHKRIHSGIKPYECKYCKKRFNSKSNLTVHLKVHEKVKPFSCSECGQTFTRKFSLNEHETRHTKVKKFQCTFCGVSFFRKSHLNSHIKTHYNLKPYICEHCGTNFTQKSSLKDHLRTHTGEKPYACEICLKSFTKNSILKDHIKIHSNERKYECRHCLKSFKQSSSLNQHVKIHTGEKSDCEFCNKSFHYIKSLKMHLQKEHLK